One segment of Verrucomicrobiota bacterium DNA contains the following:
- a CDS encoding rhomboid family intramembrane serine protease, whose protein sequence is MTWSRDSSVARRFFPRLVERFPVRSEAQGVAAAALLFLLCASVFVVALGSPQALAWLVNEAGLARFELLQGEWYRCLTHLGVHQGWMHFGVNMLMLLPVAWAVGRRLGFWATLALFLAGGGVGGLLQVLLQPHTRLIGASGGIFGLVAAWAALAPESGLLPFGLPVRLRARYLGQAALLYSAGLSGWSLLASREAGWWSGVAHLAHLGGTLTGFLWVAVLVRVGGSGKLAWQRASSEK, encoded by the coding sequence ATGACTTGGTCACGCGATAGCTCGGTAGCGAGACGATTTTTCCCCCGCCTGGTGGAGCGATTTCCGGTTCGTTCCGAAGCGCAAGGGGTGGCGGCGGCCGCCCTCCTCTTCTTGCTGTGCGCGAGTGTCTTTGTGGTGGCCCTAGGTTCGCCCCAGGCCTTGGCTTGGCTGGTGAATGAGGCGGGTCTGGCGCGCTTTGAATTGCTCCAGGGCGAGTGGTATCGCTGCCTGACGCATTTGGGCGTCCACCAGGGTTGGATGCACTTCGGTGTCAATATGCTGATGCTGCTCCCTGTGGCCTGGGCGGTGGGGCGTCGCTTGGGTTTCTGGGCCACGCTGGCTCTCTTCCTGGCGGGGGGCGGGGTGGGGGGGCTGCTCCAAGTCCTCCTGCAACCCCACACCCGCTTGATCGGGGCCTCGGGAGGCATTTTTGGCTTGGTCGCGGCCTGGGCGGCCTTGGCGCCCGAGTCCGGTTTGCTCCCTTTCGGCCTGCCGGTCCGTTTGCGAGCTCGCTACCTGGGGCAAGCGGCGCTCCTTTATTCGGCGGGGCTGAGCGGCTGGTCTTTGCTGGCGTCGAGGGAGGCTGGCTGGTGGAGCGGGGTCGCCCATTTGGCGCACCTTGGCGGCACGCTGACGGGGTTCCTTTGGGTGGCGGTGCTGGTCCGGGTGGGCGGCTCGGGCAAGCTGGCCTGGCAGAGGGCGAGCTCGGAGAAGTGA
- a CDS encoding MMPL family transporter, with protein MVAVGMRGVAWRGGLFILLLLIGVTGLSRIRLDADASKILPQEVPEIRGMALFREHFSSEEELFLTVAGPSPEEVAAAAEDLAEFFQGREELVESVLWRNPLSLPGESQSQAEAQQQLAAAAEWIAWQWWNGDSERLAAGVEGWSAEGLGRTMAEAIEEASFGEALSAFDPLQLLAPWAEEAGRSQSPMVAAEGRFRMVILKARPEFAGSGSAMAWLADVRGAFQEWQAGEGARGSGCRFGLTGETAFLDETGAAMERDMRQSLLITSGLIGLLFWLAHGRLKPLLVLLLALAFVLVLTLGLGGWILRDLTLLSAGFAAILLGLVVDYAMVVFQEGRTAGVDAREVRRRVAPGLFWAAATTGGIFLSLNLSSVPGIGQLGALVALGVLVGAWVMAFPFAQWAGRQSAEEGHAWRLPSWDLPSWCGPLGGGLLGLGVALVLVLGGLPELRKGFDVMGNRDNAATSAYQEIEARFSLGGEGWMRVLVTAPSLDSLAERVERAQEVFSGLQREGLLRGVQLDASFCPDPVRQAENRAILAKVLSVEAAREVRSADFFAEPVADFVEQVWAHWREWSEREGLVLPESPLLRRMLSRLLSSEGSEVAYMGSVQIAGVGDPREWEYDWVRQRFPEGVFLAAWEPIGSVLLPFVKADLSRVFLPIGLVLVGMLALAFRNLTDVLLTLGTLLGATLALLASMRVLGMEWNFLNLSAIPLVFGAGLDYSIHMIHALRRTGGNREALRQGIIRALFLCALSTMVGFGSLCFASNQGLASLGSLCALGIFWTAWLAIGILPSAWRRLHSPKGSLGFSG; from the coding sequence ATGGTAGCGGTCGGAATGCGGGGGGTTGCTTGGCGCGGAGGACTTTTCATTCTGCTCTTGCTGATCGGGGTGACGGGTCTGAGTCGCATTCGTTTGGACGCAGACGCTTCCAAGATCCTCCCGCAGGAGGTGCCGGAGATCCGGGGGATGGCGCTTTTCCGCGAGCATTTTTCCTCGGAGGAGGAGCTGTTTCTGACGGTGGCGGGTCCTTCGCCCGAGGAAGTGGCGGCCGCTGCGGAGGATTTGGCTGAGTTTTTTCAAGGTCGCGAGGAGCTGGTGGAGAGCGTGCTCTGGCGGAATCCTCTCAGCCTGCCGGGCGAGTCCCAGAGCCAAGCGGAGGCGCAACAGCAGTTGGCCGCGGCGGCCGAATGGATCGCCTGGCAATGGTGGAATGGTGATTCAGAAAGGCTGGCGGCCGGGGTGGAGGGCTGGTCCGCCGAGGGGCTGGGCCGAACGATGGCGGAGGCGATCGAGGAGGCTTCTTTCGGCGAGGCGCTTTCCGCCTTCGATCCGCTCCAGTTGCTGGCGCCTTGGGCCGAGGAGGCGGGGCGGAGTCAGTCTCCCATGGTGGCCGCGGAGGGTCGCTTTCGCATGGTGATCCTGAAAGCCCGGCCCGAGTTTGCCGGGAGCGGGAGCGCCATGGCTTGGCTGGCGGATGTCCGAGGGGCCTTTCAAGAATGGCAGGCCGGGGAGGGGGCGCGGGGCTCGGGCTGTCGCTTTGGCTTGACAGGCGAGACGGCTTTTCTCGATGAGACGGGGGCGGCCATGGAGCGGGATATGCGGCAGTCCCTTTTGATCACCTCCGGGCTGATCGGGCTGCTTTTTTGGTTGGCCCACGGGCGCTTGAAACCGCTTTTGGTTTTGCTCTTGGCCTTGGCCTTTGTGCTCGTTCTCACCCTGGGGCTGGGCGGATGGATCCTTCGAGATCTGACCCTTCTGAGCGCGGGCTTTGCCGCGATCTTGCTGGGGCTGGTGGTGGATTATGCCATGGTCGTTTTCCAAGAGGGGAGGACCGCGGGGGTGGACGCGCGCGAGGTGCGACGGCGGGTGGCCCCCGGTCTTTTTTGGGCGGCCGCCACCACGGGAGGGATTTTTCTTTCGCTCAATCTGAGCTCGGTGCCGGGGATCGGACAGCTGGGCGCTTTGGTGGCGCTGGGCGTGCTGGTGGGGGCTTGGGTGATGGCTTTTCCCTTCGCGCAGTGGGCGGGCCGCCAGTCGGCGGAAGAAGGGCACGCTTGGCGTTTGCCCAGTTGGGACCTGCCTTCCTGGTGCGGTCCTCTTGGGGGAGGCTTGCTGGGGCTGGGGGTGGCCTTGGTTTTGGTCCTGGGGGGGCTGCCGGAATTGCGGAAGGGCTTTGATGTCATGGGAAATCGCGACAACGCCGCCACCAGCGCTTACCAAGAGATCGAGGCCCGATTTTCGCTCGGCGGGGAGGGTTGGATGCGGGTTTTGGTGACGGCACCCTCGCTCGACTCGCTCGCGGAAAGGGTCGAGAGGGCGCAGGAGGTCTTCTCGGGCTTGCAGCGGGAAGGGCTTTTGCGGGGAGTGCAGCTGGACGCTTCTTTTTGTCCCGACCCCGTCCGCCAAGCGGAGAATCGGGCGATTTTGGCGAAGGTGCTTTCGGTCGAGGCGGCCAGGGAAGTCCGCTCGGCCGATTTCTTTGCCGAGCCGGTGGCGGATTTTGTGGAGCAGGTTTGGGCTCATTGGCGGGAGTGGTCGGAGCGGGAGGGCTTGGTCTTGCCGGAATCGCCGCTTCTCCGAAGGATGCTCAGTCGCCTGCTTTCGTCCGAAGGGAGCGAAGTGGCTTACATGGGTTCGGTCCAAATCGCCGGGGTCGGCGATCCCCGGGAGTGGGAGTATGACTGGGTCCGCCAGCGGTTCCCTGAGGGGGTCTTTTTGGCGGCCTGGGAGCCAATTGGGTCCGTGCTCCTGCCCTTTGTGAAGGCGGATTTGAGCCGAGTCTTTTTGCCCATCGGACTGGTGCTGGTGGGGATGCTGGCTTTGGCCTTTCGCAATCTCACGGATGTGCTGCTGACCTTGGGCACGCTTTTGGGAGCCACGCTGGCCCTTCTCGCCAGCATGCGAGTGCTCGGGATGGAGTGGAACTTTTTGAATCTCAGCGCCATCCCGCTCGTCTTTGGAGCGGGGTTGGATTATTCCATCCACATGATCCATGCCCTTCGACGGACGGGGGGGAATCGCGAGGCGCTGCGACAGGGCATCATCCGGGCGCTCTTTCTTTGTGCCCTTTCGACCATGGTGGGCTTTGGCTCGCTCTGCTTTGCCTCCAATCAGGGCCTGGCCAGCTTGGGAAGCCTGTGCGCCCTTGGGATTTTTTGGACGGCTTGGCTGGCCATTGGGATCCTGCCGTCGGCTTGGCGGCGGTTGCATTCCCCCAAGGGATCGCTAGGCTTTTCGGGATGA
- a CDS encoding outer membrane lipoprotein carrier protein LolA, with protein sequence MRPFLSILFLLGGFLGEAAAEEAARAFLAAWMKEQAALQSLEVQFVQERNLAALKRPVESPGRLLWVRDEGFRWELGTPPRRVLLVRGGEALVLRPERGEAERLDLEATDSAQLAPWRLQEWLSTGSVESLEAWLKVAEAERKGDEVTVRLLPREGASGGFRQIELRMRREDRQLLGFAILTVAGSRIDCRFTRVTRNPALDPQDFRPDLSAYDFLENS encoded by the coding sequence ATGAGGCCCTTTCTTTCGATCCTTTTCCTTCTGGGGGGTTTCCTGGGGGAGGCGGCCGCGGAGGAGGCCGCGCGGGCCTTTTTGGCGGCTTGGATGAAGGAACAAGCGGCGCTCCAATCGCTGGAGGTGCAGTTCGTGCAGGAGCGGAATTTGGCGGCCCTCAAGCGACCGGTGGAGTCTCCCGGGCGCTTGCTCTGGGTGCGGGATGAGGGTTTTCGCTGGGAACTGGGGACTCCCCCTCGGAGGGTCTTGCTGGTTCGTGGAGGCGAGGCCTTGGTTCTGCGTCCGGAGAGGGGCGAGGCCGAGCGACTCGATCTGGAGGCGACGGACTCGGCCCAGTTGGCACCCTGGCGTCTCCAGGAATGGCTTTCTACGGGCAGCGTGGAGTCGCTCGAGGCTTGGTTGAAGGTGGCAGAGGCGGAGAGGAAGGGGGACGAGGTCACGGTCCGGCTGCTTCCCCGCGAGGGAGCGAGTGGCGGGTTCCGGCAGATCGAACTGCGGATGCGGCGGGAGGATCGCCAGCTCCTGGGCTTTGCCATTTTGACGGTCGCGGGCTCGCGGATTGACTGTCGCTTCACCCGAGTGACCCGCAATCCGGCGCTTGATCCGCAAGACTTTCGTCCCGATTTGAGCGCTTACGATTTTCTCGAAAACAGTTGA
- a CDS encoding PfkB family carbohydrate kinase, whose amino-acid sequence MKEALLAAVDRFHELRLLVVGDVMLDIFDFCRSSESKPIDSEKLGKRAYLSHESVRTLGGAGNVAVNAVSLGAQVDLVGLVGQDGHRFTMESLAAKRGVEAALVEDPDRHTTTKTRLYIDDEYQLRWDEESTTPLAGALAETLIGLACDKARRSQAVILSDYAKGVFTPEVSRRISQAAADAKVPVVIDFKPANRALFEGGNILCPNETEAKALLPDFSQRLAEGKLEAAVCDLHQALRANRVVVTLGAKGICGFNGERFFHLPGHRVGAVDAVGCGDTVRVGLALGHALGLRLEEAAALANAAAAVIVQKPATACLSADELRRFISENIP is encoded by the coding sequence ATGAAGGAGGCTCTTTTGGCTGCAGTCGACCGTTTTCATGAGCTGCGGCTCCTGGTGGTGGGCGATGTCATGCTGGACATCTTCGACTTCTGTCGTTCCAGCGAGAGCAAGCCCATCGATTCAGAAAAGCTTGGCAAACGGGCCTACCTTTCCCATGAGTCCGTCAGGACGCTCGGCGGGGCCGGGAATGTGGCGGTCAATGCCGTTTCGCTGGGTGCGCAGGTAGACCTGGTGGGCCTGGTGGGGCAGGATGGGCATCGTTTCACGATGGAGAGTTTGGCGGCGAAGCGCGGGGTGGAGGCCGCTTTGGTGGAAGATCCTGATCGACACACCACGACCAAGACCCGGCTTTACATCGACGATGAATACCAACTCCGCTGGGATGAGGAGTCGACCACACCCCTAGCGGGAGCCCTGGCGGAGACCCTCATTGGCCTGGCCTGCGACAAGGCGCGTCGCTCTCAGGCTGTCATTCTGAGCGATTACGCCAAGGGGGTCTTCACCCCGGAGGTGAGCCGGCGAATTTCGCAGGCGGCTGCCGATGCCAAGGTGCCGGTGGTCATCGATTTCAAACCGGCTAACCGAGCCCTCTTCGAGGGCGGCAACATTCTTTGTCCCAACGAGACGGAGGCCAAGGCGCTCCTGCCGGATTTTTCGCAGCGCTTGGCCGAGGGAAAATTGGAAGCCGCGGTTTGTGATCTCCACCAGGCGCTCCGGGCCAATCGCGTGGTGGTGACCTTGGGAGCCAAGGGCATCTGTGGCTTCAACGGGGAGCGCTTTTTCCATCTGCCCGGCCACCGCGTGGGAGCGGTCGATGCGGTCGGCTGTGGCGACACCGTTCGGGTGGGCTTGGCCTTGGGGCATGCTTTGGGCCTTCGCTTGGAGGAGGCGGCGGCGCTGGCGAACGCGGCCGCAGCGGTCATCGTGCAAAAGCCCGCCACCGCTTGCCTGAGCGCGGATGAGTTGCGCCGTTTCATCTCGGAAAACATCCCTTGA
- a CDS encoding UvrD-helicase domain-containing protein has protein sequence MAAFDLSQLNPQQREAVRQIEGPVLILAGAGTGKTRTITARMAHMIRQGIQPEGICGVTFTNKAAAEMRERVGGMVAREDARQLTLCTFHSLCVRLLRQDIDSLGWKRNFSIYTQSDQVGLLRKLIVRKGGKDEKLEARELLSQISRAKNEGLSPKGVLDPLLALVYEAYQSELKLQNALDFDDLLLKAVQLLEKEKKVRKKWQERFTHLMVDEFQDTNQLQMRLVTLLVGKPQNLCVVGDDDQSIYGWRGADLRNILEFERHFKRPTVLKLEENYRSTNPILETANSLIRHNVGRREKRLWSRKAGAERIRVISMPGDEAESEFLITEIFETRHSEARKWEDFAILFRTNQQSRLFEQQLRQLDIPYRVVGGMSFFDRREVRDVLAFLQLLENPEDDVNLLRVLNTPPRGLSAKIQGAALEESRLEGKSVVTVLLDESFQRSLSTRAQSAIEEFFGFLQRYRDRLVEDATTYPEVAGEMLTEMAYLEWMKRQCKTDSEKDSRERSVHEMLNSLVEHRNRRRGGLRAYLDDMALQGEKDEDGDLSKKQGVCLITLHAAKGLEFPIVYLAGLEEGILPHRRSMEEGTREEERRLLYVGITRAMERLTLTYCSTRVRYGQKMSCLPSSFFKEIDPAHLDELRHDEIAAKPASEETKKGLFDDWKGMLEGIDGVEVD, from the coding sequence ATGGCGGCCTTCGACCTTTCCCAACTCAATCCCCAGCAGCGAGAGGCCGTTCGCCAAATTGAGGGTCCGGTCCTCATTCTGGCGGGAGCCGGCACGGGTAAGACGCGAACCATCACTGCCCGGATGGCCCATATGATCCGACAAGGAATCCAGCCTGAAGGCATTTGTGGCGTGACCTTCACCAACAAAGCTGCGGCGGAGATGCGCGAACGAGTGGGGGGCATGGTGGCCAGGGAAGACGCCCGGCAGCTCACGCTTTGCACCTTTCACTCGCTCTGTGTCCGGCTTCTCCGGCAGGACATCGATTCTTTAGGTTGGAAGCGAAATTTTTCGATTTACACCCAGAGCGATCAAGTCGGCTTGCTCCGCAAGCTCATCGTGCGCAAGGGCGGAAAGGACGAGAAGTTAGAAGCACGCGAGCTTCTTTCACAGATCAGCCGGGCCAAGAACGAGGGCCTTTCTCCCAAGGGCGTCCTCGATCCCTTGCTGGCCCTCGTTTACGAGGCCTACCAGAGCGAGCTCAAGCTGCAGAACGCCCTCGATTTTGACGATCTGCTTCTGAAGGCGGTCCAGCTTCTCGAGAAGGAAAAGAAGGTGCGCAAAAAATGGCAGGAACGCTTCACCCACCTGATGGTGGACGAGTTTCAGGATACCAATCAACTCCAGATGCGCTTGGTAACCTTGCTGGTGGGCAAGCCTCAAAACCTCTGTGTGGTCGGTGATGACGACCAGAGCATCTATGGCTGGCGGGGCGCCGATCTTCGAAACATCCTCGAGTTCGAACGCCATTTCAAAAGGCCCACCGTTCTCAAGCTGGAAGAAAATTACCGCAGCACCAATCCCATTTTGGAAACCGCCAACTCGCTCATTCGACACAATGTGGGCCGACGCGAGAAGCGGCTTTGGAGTCGCAAAGCAGGCGCGGAACGCATCCGAGTCATTTCCATGCCGGGCGATGAGGCGGAGTCGGAATTCCTCATCACGGAAATTTTCGAGACACGGCATTCGGAGGCCCGCAAGTGGGAGGACTTCGCCATCCTTTTCCGCACCAACCAGCAGAGCCGCCTTTTCGAGCAGCAGCTCCGCCAGCTGGACATTCCCTATCGCGTCGTGGGGGGCATGAGCTTTTTTGATCGAAGAGAGGTCCGCGATGTCTTGGCCTTCTTGCAGCTTTTGGAAAACCCCGAGGACGATGTCAATCTCCTGCGGGTCCTGAACACCCCGCCCCGTGGTCTGAGTGCCAAGATTCAAGGAGCGGCCCTCGAGGAAAGTCGTCTCGAAGGCAAGAGTGTGGTGACGGTCCTCCTGGATGAGTCATTTCAGCGCTCTCTTTCCACGCGAGCGCAAAGCGCCATCGAGGAGTTCTTTGGCTTTCTCCAGCGCTACCGGGATCGCTTGGTCGAGGACGCGACGACTTATCCAGAAGTCGCCGGGGAGATGCTGACGGAGATGGCCTACCTCGAGTGGATGAAGCGGCAGTGCAAAACGGATTCGGAGAAGGACAGCCGCGAGCGGAGTGTTCATGAAATGCTCAACTCGCTGGTCGAGCATCGCAATCGCCGCCGAGGCGGTCTCCGCGCCTACCTCGATGACATGGCCCTCCAAGGCGAGAAAGACGAGGACGGCGACCTGTCCAAGAAACAAGGGGTCTGCCTCATCACCCTCCACGCGGCCAAGGGCCTGGAGTTTCCGATCGTCTACCTGGCCGGGTTGGAAGAAGGCATTCTCCCCCATCGACGATCCATGGAGGAAGGGACGCGAGAGGAGGAGAGACGCTTGCTCTACGTCGGGATCACCCGAGCCATGGAACGACTCACGCTGACCTATTGCAGCACCCGCGTGCGCTATGGACAAAAGATGAGCTGTCTTCCCAGCAGCTTTTTCAAAGAAATCGATCCAGCCCATTTGGATGAGCTCCGCCACGATGAAATCGCGGCCAAGCCAGCCAGCGAAGAGACCAAGAAAGGCCTGTTTGATGATTGGAAGGGGATGCTGGAGGGCATCGATGGGGTGGAGGTGGACTAG
- a CDS encoding iron-sulfur cluster assembly accessory protein, giving the protein MVNFKQGSEKLIKVLPSAAHRLTSLLKRQGRFEEGGLRVAVIGGGCSGLQYKMDLVDGPKDRDIMVTSGGVRVVIDPKSALFVTGSELDFSDDLQSGGFKVSNPNAVVTCSCGESFAA; this is encoded by the coding sequence ATGGTCAATTTCAAGCAAGGCAGTGAAAAGCTCATCAAGGTGCTCCCGAGCGCGGCCCATCGGCTGACCTCCTTGCTCAAACGTCAGGGGCGCTTCGAGGAAGGGGGGCTCCGCGTGGCGGTCATTGGCGGGGGCTGCTCGGGGCTGCAATACAAGATGGACTTGGTCGATGGGCCCAAGGATCGCGACATCATGGTGACGAGTGGGGGAGTGCGCGTCGTCATCGACCCCAAAAGCGCGCTTTTTGTGACCGGCTCCGAGCTGGATTTTTCCGATGATTTGCAGAGCGGTGGCTTCAAGGTGAGCAACCCCAACGCGGTCGTGACCTGTTCTTGTGGAGAGAGCTTTGCGGCTTGA
- a CDS encoding aquaporin: MDKYLAEFIGTFFLCFAVCVAAALGAAGTDAAYAIAFTLMAMIYAGGPISKAHFNPAVTLGFILRGKIDRRDIAPYLIAQFAAGILASLLALFVFKQEREIELVILSGGDILPALVAEILFSFALVWVILHVATYSPTAGNQWFGLAIAATVLGGALTVGTYSLAVFNPAVAAALVLVGKLCLTCIWIPVMGSLLGGAGAALTFKFMHPKE; this comes from the coding sequence ATGGACAAATACCTCGCTGAATTCATTGGCACGTTCTTTCTCTGTTTCGCCGTGTGCGTGGCAGCCGCTCTCGGGGCCGCCGGGACGGACGCTGCCTACGCCATCGCCTTCACCCTCATGGCCATGATCTACGCCGGGGGGCCCATCTCGAAAGCGCATTTCAACCCCGCCGTCACGCTCGGCTTCATCTTGCGCGGCAAGATCGATCGTCGAGACATCGCCCCCTACCTCATAGCGCAGTTTGCGGCCGGCATTCTGGCTTCCCTCTTGGCTCTCTTTGTGTTCAAGCAGGAGCGCGAGATCGAGCTGGTCATTCTCTCCGGCGGGGACATCCTGCCCGCCTTGGTCGCTGAAATTCTCTTCAGCTTCGCCCTCGTCTGGGTCATCCTGCACGTGGCCACCTACTCGCCCACCGCGGGCAATCAATGGTTCGGTCTCGCGATCGCCGCCACCGTCCTCGGAGGCGCGCTCACCGTCGGCACCTATTCCCTGGCCGTCTTCAATCCAGCGGTCGCGGCCGCTCTCGTTCTGGTGGGAAAACTTTGTCTCACCTGCATTTGGATTCCGGTCATGGGGAGTCTTCTGGGAGGGGCGGGCGCGGCCCTGACCTTCAAGTTCATGCATCCAAAAGAATGA
- a CDS encoding YifB family Mg chelatase-like AAA ATPase: protein MFIKVHSAAVVGVEAVGVEIEVHEGRGDPKYAIVGLPDAAVKESIQRVMAALTNSGFGKPQGATTVNLAPADLKKEGPSFDLPIALGVVGLKEAYKEGALEKSCVVGELALNGRIRPVKGILSIVQGAREAGRKAVIVPVENAQEAALVDGIYTYGVENLRQAVELLQGESGQKPVQVDREEVFARQGAFEVDFEEVKGQEAAKRALEIAVAGNHNALLIGPPGTGKSMLAKRLPSIMSLMSEDEAIETTKIHSIAGLLERREGMVAARPFRSPHHTISDAGLLGGSGHPRPGEVSLAHHGVLFLDELPEFRRTTLEVLRQPLEDRKVTISRALGTVTFPASFMLVGAMNPCKCGYFGDVRRECRCSSNEVLKYRQRISGPVMDRIDLHVEVPLVEYRDLSQAAPGESSATIRERVDAARARQGARRPGGQPLPNAALGSKELKQVCQLDAEGAGFLHTAMTELDLSARAHDRILKVARTIADLAGERDILGDHVLEAIQYRTLDRKLW from the coding sequence ATGTTCATCAAGGTCCATTCCGCCGCCGTCGTGGGGGTCGAAGCGGTAGGGGTGGAAATCGAGGTGCACGAAGGCCGGGGTGATCCGAAGTATGCCATCGTGGGGCTGCCGGATGCCGCGGTGAAGGAGAGCATCCAACGAGTGATGGCAGCGCTCACCAACAGCGGTTTCGGCAAGCCTCAAGGAGCCACCACGGTCAACTTGGCGCCCGCCGACCTCAAGAAGGAGGGTCCGTCTTTCGATCTGCCGATTGCACTCGGAGTGGTGGGTTTGAAAGAGGCCTACAAGGAAGGGGCGCTCGAGAAGTCTTGCGTGGTGGGCGAGCTGGCTCTCAATGGGCGCATCCGCCCCGTGAAAGGGATCCTCTCGATCGTTCAGGGCGCGCGCGAGGCAGGGCGAAAGGCCGTGATCGTGCCGGTGGAAAATGCCCAGGAAGCGGCCTTGGTGGACGGGATTTACACCTACGGGGTCGAGAATCTCCGGCAAGCGGTCGAGCTCCTCCAAGGGGAAAGCGGGCAGAAGCCGGTCCAGGTGGATCGGGAAGAAGTCTTTGCCCGCCAGGGGGCTTTTGAGGTCGATTTTGAGGAGGTCAAAGGGCAAGAGGCGGCCAAGCGAGCCTTGGAAATCGCGGTCGCCGGAAATCACAATGCTTTGCTGATCGGTCCGCCGGGCACAGGGAAGTCCATGCTGGCCAAGCGACTGCCCTCCATCATGTCACTGATGAGCGAGGACGAGGCGATCGAGACGACCAAGATTCATAGCATTGCGGGATTGCTGGAGCGCCGCGAGGGCATGGTCGCGGCCCGTCCTTTCCGCTCGCCCCATCACACCATTAGCGACGCTGGCCTCTTGGGCGGTTCGGGCCATCCGCGCCCGGGCGAGGTCAGCCTGGCCCATCATGGGGTGCTTTTTCTGGATGAATTGCCGGAATTTCGGCGAACGACTTTGGAGGTGCTGCGGCAACCCTTGGAGGATCGCAAGGTCACCATCTCGCGGGCGCTCGGGACGGTCACCTTTCCGGCGTCCTTCATGTTGGTGGGAGCCATGAATCCCTGCAAGTGCGGTTACTTCGGGGACGTCCGGCGGGAATGTCGTTGTAGCAGCAACGAGGTGCTCAAGTACCGCCAGCGCATCAGCGGACCGGTCATGGATCGGATTGACCTGCATGTGGAAGTGCCGCTGGTGGAATATCGCGATCTCTCCCAAGCCGCCCCCGGCGAGTCCTCTGCCACCATTCGCGAGCGAGTGGACGCGGCCCGAGCGAGGCAAGGGGCCCGTCGGCCGGGAGGCCAGCCGCTTCCCAACGCCGCCCTCGGCTCCAAGGAGCTGAAGCAGGTCTGCCAGTTGGACGCGGAAGGAGCGGGATTCCTCCACACGGCCATGACAGAACTGGACCTGAGTGCGCGGGCCCATGATCGCATTTTGAAAGTCGCCCGCACCATCGCCGACTTGGCGGGGGAGAGGGACATTTTGGGCGACCACGTGCTAGAGGCCATTCAATACCGCACCCTCGATCGGAAGCTTTGGTAG
- the argC gene encoding N-acetyl-gamma-glutamyl-phosphate reductase, whose translation MDRVKTAVIGASGYTGKELLRLLLQHPGVELTAVTSRQYAGQKVEEVFPRFRGAEGAQLTFSHPEPGEVAATGAQVAFLALPHGVASEYARALLEKGLRVLDLSADFRLRDPAIYEEFYGAPHPERELLAEAVYGLPEIYPEEIREARLIASPGCYPTSITLPLWPLLRAGLVSPEGIVANSTSGVSGAGKKASELLLFAECNESVRAYGLPKHRHLSEIEQECSRAAGQGVRLCFHPHLVPINAGICTTTACAPGESFSGKEQVEEVLAEAYAQAPFVRLLGEGGFPDTKQVVGTNFIDIAWAWDERCQRLILLSAEDNLGKGAGGQAVQSFNLACGFEETCGLLHF comes from the coding sequence ATGGACCGGGTCAAAACAGCTGTCATCGGGGCCAGTGGCTACACCGGAAAGGAGCTTTTGCGCCTCCTTCTCCAGCATCCAGGAGTGGAGCTGACCGCGGTGACTTCCCGTCAGTATGCTGGTCAGAAAGTGGAGGAGGTCTTTCCACGATTTCGAGGGGCAGAGGGGGCTCAGCTGACGTTTTCTCATCCTGAGCCTGGAGAAGTGGCCGCCACAGGGGCCCAGGTCGCTTTTCTCGCCCTCCCCCATGGGGTCGCCTCGGAGTATGCCCGAGCGCTCCTTGAGAAGGGGCTTCGGGTGCTCGATCTGAGTGCCGACTTTCGGCTACGGGACCCGGCCATTTACGAGGAGTTCTATGGGGCGCCCCACCCGGAGCGGGAGCTTCTGGCCGAGGCCGTCTACGGGCTTCCCGAGATCTACCCCGAGGAGATCAGAGAGGCGCGGTTGATTGCCTCTCCGGGCTGTTACCCGACGAGCATTACCCTGCCGCTTTGGCCTCTCCTGCGGGCTGGATTGGTTTCTCCAGAGGGGATCGTCGCCAATTCCACCAGTGGTGTCAGCGGGGCGGGCAAGAAGGCTTCTGAGCTGCTGCTTTTCGCCGAGTGCAATGAGAGCGTGCGTGCCTACGGCTTGCCGAAACATCGGCACTTGAGCGAGATCGAGCAGGAATGCTCTCGGGCGGCCGGCCAGGGGGTCAGGCTGTGCTTTCATCCACACTTGGTCCCGATCAATGCGGGGATTTGCACTACGACCGCTTGTGCGCCCGGTGAGAGCTTTTCTGGAAAAGAGCAGGTGGAGGAGGTGTTGGCCGAGGCCTACGCGCAGGCGCCTTTCGTTCGTCTCCTCGGCGAGGGCGGCTTCCCGGATACCAAACAGGTCGTGGGGACCAACTTCATCGATATCGCTTGGGCGTGGGATGAGCGTTGCCAGCGCCTGATCCTTCTGAGTGCCGAGGACAACCTCGGCAAGGGGGCCGGCGGTCAAGCAGTCCAGTCTTTCAATTTGGCCTGTGGGTTTGAGGAAACTTGCGGGCTTTTGCATTTTTAG